Proteins encoded within one genomic window of Nitrospira sp.:
- the tenA gene encoding thiaminase II, with amino-acid sequence MSFSNNLRKLASSIWDSQLTHPFVVALGNGTLPEQKFKYYILQDARFLGDLARVFSAAAVKAPDSESGLRFNKLAEETIVVERSLHENYGKRWNMTAKQMTSVPMAPTNYAYTRHMLAVAATGTATEITVVALPCAWVYCVVGQHLLQKGSPAKNHPYREWLMLYASPEFADVQIWMRKKVDQWAKTAGKDELRRMEDSFIISSRYEWMFWDMAWREEKWPV; translated from the coding sequence ATGTCATTCTCAAACAACCTCCGCAAACTCGCCAGCTCGATCTGGGATTCCCAATTGACGCACCCCTTTGTCGTCGCACTCGGCAACGGAACATTGCCTGAGCAGAAGTTCAAATATTACATCCTGCAAGATGCTCGATTTCTCGGCGACCTCGCGCGTGTATTCTCTGCTGCAGCCGTCAAAGCGCCTGACTCAGAGAGCGGCCTCCGTTTCAACAAGCTGGCAGAGGAGACGATCGTCGTCGAGCGCAGCCTGCACGAAAATTACGGCAAACGCTGGAACATGACCGCAAAACAGATGACCTCCGTTCCCATGGCGCCGACCAATTATGCGTACACCAGACACATGCTTGCGGTAGCCGCAACGGGGACAGCCACGGAAATCACCGTCGTGGCCCTTCCCTGCGCATGGGTCTACTGTGTGGTAGGACAACATTTATTGCAAAAAGGCTCACCGGCCAAGAACCATCCCTATCGTGAGTGGCTCATGCTCTATGCATCTCCCGAGTTTGCGGACGTCCAGATATGGATGCGGAAGAAAGTGGATCAGTGGGCCAAGACAGCCGGAAAAGACGAACTCCGACGGATGGAAGACTCTTTCATCATCAGTTCACGCTATGAATGGATGTTCTGGGACATGGCCTGGCGCGAAGAAAAGTGGCCGGTGTAA
- a CDS encoding alpha/beta fold hydrolase, translating into MAACTPPAQIPPYFEPLARTPVEPLPIKTVLVHGQRLAYLDVGTGPPVILIHGFGGSMWQWEHQQQGLSHQFRTVTLDLPGSGLSDKPDIAYQPDQMMDFLVGFMDALEVPHATLVGNSMGAGLVIGMALTHPTRVDTLVLIDGLPPDILTNVTAPSFRRALESQAPWWLVSFGNWLFGWLVTDSVLKEVIHDHSLLTPAVLERSNRNRRRPGIIKPLMAMKKTLPLWETEFAPRIKDIAHPTMIIWGEHDQVFPAAVGAALHQSIRGSTFVTIPQAGHMPQWERPELVNRSLIEYIHSSP; encoded by the coding sequence ATGGCCGCCTGTACTCCGCCCGCACAGATTCCACCCTACTTTGAGCCCTTAGCACGTACCCCGGTCGAACCCCTCCCGATCAAGACCGTTCTCGTCCATGGCCAACGGCTAGCCTATCTCGATGTCGGGACCGGCCCGCCGGTCATCTTGATCCATGGGTTTGGCGGTTCTATGTGGCAGTGGGAACATCAGCAACAGGGCTTGTCCCACCAGTTTCGCACCGTGACACTCGACCTCCCCGGTTCCGGACTATCCGACAAGCCAGATATTGCCTACCAACCCGATCAGATGATGGACTTCTTGGTTGGATTCATGGACGCGCTGGAGGTCCCCCATGCCACGCTCGTCGGTAATTCGATGGGAGCCGGCTTGGTCATCGGCATGGCACTGACACACCCGACCCGTGTCGACACACTCGTCCTCATCGATGGATTGCCGCCGGATATTCTGACCAACGTCACCGCTCCATCGTTCCGTCGTGCACTGGAATCACAGGCCCCGTGGTGGCTCGTGTCATTCGGAAACTGGCTGTTCGGCTGGCTGGTCACCGACTCGGTCCTGAAAGAGGTCATCCACGACCATAGCCTCCTGACACCGGCCGTCCTTGAACGCTCCAACCGCAATCGTCGGCGCCCCGGCATCATCAAACCCCTCATGGCCATGAAAAAGACCCTCCCCTTGTGGGAAACTGAGTTTGCGCCGCGTATCAAGGACATCGCGCACCCTACGATGATTATCTGGGGTGAGCATGACCAGGTCTTTCCCGCAGCGGTGGGAGCAGCGCTCCACCAGAGCATCCGGGGATCAACGTTTGTCACGATCCCCCAGGCCGGACATATGCCGCAATGGGAACGCCCGGAGCTGGTGAACCGATCACTGATCGAGTATATTCACTCGTCACCCTAA
- a CDS encoding SemiSWEET family sugar transporter — protein MDGVTTLGLIAGTLTTIAFIPQIAKAWQSKSTGDLSWGMVTTFSTGVLLWLIYGIWIDSLPVILANAVTLLLQCGIITLKFKYG, from the coding sequence GTGGACGGAGTCACAACGCTGGGGTTGATCGCCGGCACACTGACCACGATTGCGTTCATTCCTCAGATTGCGAAGGCTTGGCAGTCCAAATCAACCGGGGATCTGTCCTGGGGGATGGTCACGACATTCAGCACGGGCGTGTTACTGTGGCTCATCTACGGCATCTGGATCGATTCGTTGCCCGTCATTCTCGCGAACGCCGTCACGCTTCTACTCCAATGTGGAATCATCACACTGAAATTCAAGTATGGGTAG
- the tpx gene encoding thiol peroxidase: MRKQSSGFIGTMLCLSVAVVGCQTTASTPFLYKNLPVSNDTAVAGEGNKVLFKGNPLSLTGHGVKVGDALRDVKVAQNDLSLVNIGETKGTGKVRIISIVPSLDTPVCEQQTHILSERNKGLDKMVELITVSVDTPFAQKRFAGEAKIANVTFLSDYRGGEFGKTHGLFLEGLHILTRAVMVIDKTNTIRYLQITPEVAQLPDMEEAFQFARRLVTES; the protein is encoded by the coding sequence ATGCGGAAACAATCTTCTGGCTTCATCGGCACGATGCTGTGCCTCTCTGTTGCTGTCGTCGGTTGTCAGACGACAGCGAGCACCCCCTTCTTATACAAAAACCTGCCCGTATCCAACGATACGGCAGTCGCGGGCGAAGGCAATAAGGTCCTCTTCAAAGGCAACCCGCTGTCACTTACCGGTCACGGAGTGAAGGTCGGCGATGCGCTCCGTGATGTGAAGGTGGCACAGAATGACTTGTCCCTCGTGAACATCGGAGAAACCAAAGGGACAGGCAAGGTCCGGATCATCAGTATCGTCCCCTCCCTTGATACCCCGGTCTGCGAACAGCAGACCCATATTCTGAGCGAACGGAATAAAGGCCTCGATAAGATGGTGGAACTGATCACCGTCAGCGTCGATACCCCCTTCGCTCAAAAGCGATTCGCCGGAGAAGCCAAGATCGCCAACGTGACCTTCCTCTCCGACTATCGTGGAGGTGAGTTTGGGAAAACCCATGGCCTCTTCTTGGAAGGCCTGCACATTTTGACGAGAGCGGTCATGGTCATTGATAAGACAAACACCATCCGCTATCTTCAAATAACTCCTGAGGTTGCTCAACTCCCGGACATGGAAGAAGCATTCCAATTCGCCCGTCGGTTGGTCACCGAGAGTTAG
- the sthA gene encoding Si-specific NAD(P)(+) transhydrogenase, with translation MPHYDLLVIGTGPAGQKAAVQAAKLGKKVGIIERKMVLGGVCINTGTIPSKSLREAVLYLSGFRQRNIYGGEYRLKKTITIEDLAFRADHVIKHEIQIVQQQMARNRVDMYFGTASFLDPHRLHVHTPRGVVELTADFFVIAVGTEPARPSEVPFDDHTIIDTDGLLSLRHIPKSLVIVGGGVIGTEYASMLAALGVPVTLIDKRPRLLEFVDTEIIETLQRQMKEFGVTLYHDEEVVAITRTGKQAVQVSLRNHPPLHTATLLYAIGRVGATAPLHLESIGLHPDIRGRLTVNEHFQTTLPHIYAAGDVIGFPALASTSMQQGRHAASHAFGHPDRMDTALLPYGIYAIPEISMVGRNEEELKQAGIPYGVGIARYKEIARGQLIGDETGMLKLLFHRHTRHLLGVHAIGEGATELIHIGQAVMAFHGKIDYFIDTVFNYPTLAECYKVAALDGMNRLPRPWIPYL, from the coding sequence ATGCCTCACTACGATTTACTCGTCATCGGTACGGGACCGGCAGGACAGAAGGCTGCCGTTCAGGCGGCCAAGCTCGGCAAGAAAGTCGGAATCATCGAGCGCAAGATGGTCCTCGGCGGCGTCTGCATCAATACGGGAACGATTCCCAGCAAATCACTCCGTGAAGCCGTCCTCTACCTGTCCGGATTTCGACAGCGCAACATCTACGGAGGCGAATACCGGCTGAAAAAGACGATCACGATCGAAGACCTGGCCTTCCGTGCCGATCACGTCATCAAACATGAGATACAGATCGTCCAACAGCAGATGGCCCGCAACCGAGTGGATATGTATTTCGGAACGGCCAGTTTTCTCGACCCCCATCGACTTCATGTACACACCCCTCGCGGAGTGGTCGAACTGACGGCCGACTTCTTCGTCATTGCCGTGGGAACCGAGCCGGCTCGGCCGTCTGAGGTTCCCTTCGATGATCACACGATTATCGATACAGACGGGCTTCTGTCCTTACGACATATTCCCAAATCCCTCGTCATTGTTGGAGGGGGCGTGATCGGAACCGAATATGCGTCGATGCTTGCCGCCTTGGGAGTTCCCGTCACACTCATCGATAAGCGCCCCCGGCTGTTGGAATTCGTCGACACAGAAATCATTGAGACACTCCAGCGCCAGATGAAAGAATTTGGCGTCACGCTCTATCACGACGAAGAAGTTGTCGCGATCACGCGAACAGGAAAGCAGGCGGTCCAGGTCTCCTTACGGAATCATCCACCGCTTCACACCGCCACGCTCCTGTATGCCATTGGCCGCGTCGGCGCGACCGCACCCCTGCATCTAGAATCAATCGGTCTCCACCCGGATATCCGAGGACGGTTGACCGTGAATGAACATTTTCAAACCACGCTTCCTCACATCTATGCAGCTGGCGACGTCATCGGATTCCCGGCGCTGGCGTCGACATCCATGCAACAGGGTCGACACGCAGCCAGCCATGCTTTCGGCCATCCGGATCGCATGGATACCGCACTCCTCCCCTATGGCATCTATGCCATTCCGGAAATCTCCATGGTCGGTAGAAATGAGGAAGAGCTCAAACAAGCCGGTATACCGTACGGCGTCGGCATCGCCCGCTACAAGGAGATCGCTCGTGGACAATTGATCGGTGACGAAACCGGCATGCTGAAGCTCTTGTTTCATCGACACACTCGACATCTGTTAGGGGTGCATGCCATCGGGGAAGGCGCTACCGAATTGATCCACATCGGTCAAGCCGTGATGGCCTTTCATGGTAAAATTGATTACTTTATCGATACCGTCTTCAATTATCCGACGTTGGCCGAGTGCTATAAAGTCGCAGCATTGGACGGAATGAACCGCCTCCCCAGACCCTGGATTCCGTATCTCTAA
- the oadA gene encoding sodium-extruding oxaloacetate decarboxylase subunit alpha, which translates to MAKRRPLPKKQQKKSRPAAPSSKTSKLLASRPSEFTITPAVGKPVLITDVALRDGHQSLLATRMRTEDMLPIAQKLDAVGYWSLEVWGGATFDTCLRFLKEDPWERLRALRAAMPNTKLQMLLRGQNLVGYRHYADDVVERFIERSATNGIDVFRIFDALNDVRNLDRAVSEVKACGKHAEATICYTVSPVHSIDRFVDLAKKLEDLGTDTICIKDMAGLLAPLDAYHLVRRLKAAVKVPLHLHSHYTSGMASMTSLMAILGGLDMLDTSISPLAGGTSHPATETLVASLQNTPYDTGLELANFQPITEHFRSVRRKYRQFESDFTGVDAEILTSQIPGGMLSNLAAQLTEQNALDRMKEVLDEVPRVRKEMGYPPLVTPTSQIVGTQATLNVLTGERYKVITTETKNYFLGLYGRAPGQVDLDVMARATGDETPIKTRPADRLEPELDDAKKELPASAQSVEDQLSFVLFPPIARDFFEAREKGDLTPEPLDIGSAKGPSTAHELHLAPVEFNVTVHGETYHVKVSGSGRKVDGHKPYYIRINDKLEEVSLEPIQEVLAGVPESQEIGTTGKPKRPKPAKPGDVAPPMPGRVVKVLVAVNDCVKAGDPLLIIEAMKMESRVPAPIDGKVSAILVNDGDNVKTDETVIQLE; encoded by the coding sequence ATGGCGAAACGACGACCACTACCAAAGAAACAACAGAAGAAGAGTCGACCGGCTGCTCCATCGAGCAAGACCTCAAAACTGCTTGCCTCACGTCCCAGCGAGTTTACGATCACGCCGGCCGTCGGCAAACCGGTCTTGATCACCGACGTGGCCTTAAGAGATGGGCATCAATCCTTGTTGGCCACGCGCATGCGGACCGAGGATATGCTGCCGATCGCCCAGAAGCTGGACGCGGTCGGCTATTGGTCCCTGGAGGTGTGGGGCGGAGCAACCTTTGATACGTGCCTCCGCTTTTTAAAGGAAGACCCATGGGAACGACTCCGAGCATTACGGGCGGCCATGCCCAATACCAAGCTCCAGATGTTGTTGCGGGGCCAGAATCTTGTCGGTTATCGGCATTACGCCGATGATGTGGTGGAACGGTTCATTGAGCGATCGGCGACGAACGGTATTGACGTCTTCCGTATCTTCGACGCACTCAATGACGTGCGGAACCTTGATCGGGCCGTGAGTGAAGTCAAGGCCTGCGGCAAGCATGCGGAAGCCACCATCTGCTATACAGTGAGTCCCGTTCATAGCATCGACCGGTTTGTCGATTTGGCCAAGAAACTGGAAGATCTCGGAACGGACACGATCTGCATCAAGGATATGGCGGGGCTGCTCGCACCACTCGATGCCTATCATCTGGTGCGTCGACTGAAAGCCGCTGTCAAGGTTCCGCTGCATCTCCATTCGCATTACACGTCCGGAATGGCTTCCATGACCTCGCTGATGGCGATCCTGGGAGGCCTCGATATGCTCGATACCTCAATCTCGCCGTTGGCGGGAGGCACATCTCATCCCGCGACGGAAACATTAGTGGCCTCACTCCAAAACACACCCTACGACACAGGATTGGAACTTGCCAACTTCCAACCGATCACCGAACATTTCCGGTCGGTTCGCCGTAAATATCGTCAGTTCGAGAGTGACTTTACCGGCGTCGATGCGGAAATCCTCACCTCCCAGATCCCCGGCGGCATGTTGTCAAACCTAGCCGCTCAGCTGACGGAGCAAAATGCCCTTGATCGGATGAAGGAAGTGCTCGACGAAGTTCCTCGCGTGCGAAAAGAAATGGGCTATCCTCCACTGGTCACCCCGACCAGCCAAATCGTCGGCACGCAGGCAACCCTCAATGTGTTGACCGGAGAGCGGTACAAGGTCATTACCACCGAGACCAAGAATTATTTTTTGGGACTCTATGGACGTGCGCCGGGACAGGTCGACCTCGATGTCATGGCGCGCGCAACCGGTGATGAAACCCCCATCAAGACCAGGCCGGCTGATCGATTGGAGCCGGAACTCGATGACGCCAAGAAAGAGCTGCCGGCTTCGGCTCAAAGCGTTGAAGACCAGCTGTCGTTTGTGCTGTTTCCTCCCATCGCACGTGACTTTTTCGAGGCACGTGAGAAGGGCGACTTGACCCCTGAACCTCTGGACATCGGATCGGCAAAGGGCCCTTCGACGGCGCACGAGTTACATTTGGCTCCGGTCGAATTCAATGTCACGGTCCATGGCGAGACCTATCATGTGAAGGTCTCAGGCTCCGGCCGTAAGGTCGACGGCCACAAACCCTACTACATCCGTATCAACGATAAACTGGAAGAAGTCTCGCTCGAGCCGATTCAGGAAGTACTCGCCGGCGTTCCGGAGTCCCAAGAGATTGGGACGACAGGAAAGCCCAAGCGTCCCAAACCGGCAAAACCAGGTGATGTGGCTCCTCCCATGCCCGGTCGCGTGGTAAAGGTTCTTGTTGCCGTGAATGATTGCGTGAAGGCCGGTGATCCGCTCTTGATCATCGAAGCGATGAAGATGGAAAGTCGGGTACCGGCACCGATTGACGGGAAAGTCTCTGCGATCTTGGTCAACGACGGCGATAACGTCAAAACGGATGAGACAGTCATTCAATTGGAGTAG